The following DNA comes from Streptomyces sp. NBC_00273.
GAGGGTGTGGCCGGACGGCCGCTGACCATGCTCGGCGTGGGAGTCGTACGGACGCCCGCGGACGCCGAGTTGGGCCACCGGCTCGTCGCCATCGAGCAGGGCATCGAGGAATGGCTCGACGCGCACCGGCCCGAAGTCGTCGCCGTGGAGCGGGTGTTCAGCCAGCACAACGTCAGCACCGTGATGGGCACCGCCCAGGCGAGCGCCGTCGCGATGCTGTGCGCCGCCCGCCGCGGAATACCGGTCGCCCTGCACACCCCCAGCGAGGTCAAGGCCGCCGTCACCGGCACCGGCCGGGCCGACAAGGCCCAGGTCGGCGCGATGGTCACCCG
Coding sequences within:
- the ruvC gene encoding crossover junction endodeoxyribonuclease RuvC; amino-acid sequence: MRVLGVDPGLTRCGVGVVEGVAGRPLTMLGVGVVRTPADAELGHRLVAIEQGIEEWLDAHRPEVVAVERVFSQHNVSTVMGTAQASAVAMLCAARRGIPVALHTPSEVKAAVTGTGRADKAQVGAMVTRLLRLDAPPKPADAADALALAICHIWRAPAQNRLQQAVALHASKGRTR